The Melioribacteraceae bacterium 4301-Me genome contains the following window.
CTTCGTAGAAAATTTTGACGGTAGCACCGTCTTCAACCGTTTTTGCTTTGAAACCGTACTGTAGAAGAGTCAGATTGAAATTTCTGAATGGTTGTAAATACGATTCCTCCGGAAGAAACTTTTAGTAATTCTTTCAAGTGTTCTATGCTCTCTGCCTGGACAGGTTCCTGTCTGAGCAATTGTTTTGAATCTGCAAATGTGTCGAGGAGCTGATCATCCAAATCATTTCTGTCTGTAGTTACGAGGACAGTTGGAAAATCAAACTCCGTAAGGGTGATATAAAATCATTCAATAAAATCAAATAAATATTTTTCATTGAATTCTATATTGAATTTTTTTAAGAAATCTAAATATTCATCTCGGAATGTTTTCTTTTTATGGTGTTCTTCTTGATTTAATATATAGTCATACACATTTTTTATATGTGAATGTCAATATGAAAAAGCCCGTATCCTTCTTGCCAAAAGAATTTACCTCGGACAAATTTATTTTCGTTTATAAAATTAGTTGAATTATTTTTTATATCTCTTACTAAATCCGAGATTTTCATCGAGGGTTTTAGTCCGATAAAAGCGTGAATGTGATCGGGCATTCCGTTTACAATAATCGGTTTTTGGTCTTTGCCTTTAATAATGCCGGCCATGTATTTGTTTAATTCGTCTTTCCAAGTTTTTGCAATTAGGTTTTCTCGTCCTTTAACTGCAAAGACTATATGAATGTAGATTTGTGAAAATGTTCCGGGCATATGTTCATCATCCTTATTGTTTTTAATAATGTCATCCCTTCGGGATTTGTTTTTTCTCTGTATGTTCGTTTGTTACAATAATTTCACGCCTTCGGCGTTTTATTTTTTATTCATTGCATTAATGTTACGCTTTAGGTGTTATTATGGTTGTATCTCACTTTTACCTTGCCACTCATCAACTTTGGCAGTAACGTATCCCTCAGCTTTTCGAGCGTGCAGATTAAACCCGAAGGGTTGTAATTTTTATAGATGTTGTTATGCATTTTTTTTATTTAACCCCAATGGGGTGACATTTTTTGTCCAAATATATCATTTTAATAATTTTAATAATGTCATCTCTTCGGGATTTTATTTGTTTCCTTTTGATTCATCTTTAAATAAATCATTAACTAATAATTTGGAAGAACAATTGGCTTTGGAAGAAAAACTTCAGATTGAAGCAAGCAAAACTGATGATTATAAAGAAGGAGTGAAAGCATTTCTTGAAAAACGAACACCTAAATTTAAGGGGGAATGATTGAAGTTATTTGGCAATTGTGGGAAGAGCGTATCGACTTACATTTCAGTCAAGCTATTTCAACCCATTGTAAGTCGGAACGCTGTTTCGATTAAGTATCGCTCTCATTACTTCTTAGCAGAGGGCTGTCTCAAAAGTAAAATTTTTTAAATAATAGCCCACAGATAAACACGGATTTAACGGACTTCCACAGATTTTTTATTTGAATCATTACTTTTGAGACGGCCCCTTACGTTTACTTGATAAGTAGCATTTTCCTCACAAACGTTTTATTTCCGGCAGTAAGTCTGTCCGAATGGATCGCTATGCGATAAAAATATATTCCGCTCGGTAATTCCGATGCATCAAACTGAATTTCATATCTTCCAGCAGGCTTATTTTCATCTACAAGCACTGCTATTTCTCTGCCGAGCACATCATATACTTTCAACGTTACATAACTTGCCTCTGGCAAACTGAAGCTGATTTTTGTCGTTGGATTAAACGGATTGGGGTAATTCTGTTCAAGTGTGTAGTCGGTTATTTCTTCTGAATAAGGCTTTGCTTGAACTGAATCCAGTGATGATTTTGGTAAGCCCGTCAGATCACGGTAAGCCGAAGCTGTATAACCTCTTGAATCGGTTACATCTACACGTAAAATATGATAGTTGTCGCAAATATTCATTTGCAATGTTTGATCGGTACCAGCTTCAAGCCAGGTATCCCAAAGAGCATTAGGTTGAATTCTGTCAGTCCGTTCAGATAATGAATTATTCCCTCTTGTAAGCATGTAGTACCATTGATAAGTATATGGAGGAAATCCACTGTGACCATAGGCCGTCCATGTGCTAAGTGAACATGGTGGTGTGTAAGGACCTGTAATAGAAGCCCATAGATGCGGTATAAAGTTAGCGATTATTGTGCTATGCTCTGTTGGATAAACTGTGGTAGTACGCTGTGAATCTCCGTTACTCCAATTGTAAAAGACATAACTTTCACCGGCGTAGGTCTGATCAATTGCAGTTGCAGTAATAGAGTTTTGTTCTACAACTTGAAAGGAAGAAGTGGGAGAAGTGTACTGAGTTCCGCCAACATTTATAACTCCACCGTTGCCACCGCCATTGAAATTGTTTTGGAAAGAGATGTTGCAAACCTTGCGCAATCCAGCTATCACCTTAGTATTCAGATCGGAACTCTGGACTGAGTAAGAGGTGTTTTGTGAACTACTGAACTCACTATGACCTCCACCGCTTGGCTCACTGTACCACACACTGTTATTAGTTCCACTATTATTCCAAATCCAATGATAGCCATTATAATCCTGTTCAATAGCACCTATTGATACATTATCTCCTACTGTTGACGTTCTTCTTACTGGCGAAGGTCTGTTACCATCAACATATATCATTCCGCCACCAAAAATGTTTTCTATACTTATTTGAAATTTACAATTAACTGTAAATTGAACAGTTTGATGAATTACAGGATCGTAGCAGTTTAGTGTTTTACAATTTATGCTTAAAAGCGAAAATTGTACCGAATGTGTACCTCCAGTAAAATTTATTGTGTAAGAACTTGGGGTTGATGGACCATGACAAAGATCATTGTTTATAACAACTCCATCTACTGCAATTATTAAACCTGGGTAACATAAACCACGCAAATTAGAATAACTAAATGAATAGGTAGCAGCAGCAACCGAATTACCATATGGAATAGTAACAACCATAGGCCCTGAATAAGTAAATGATTGAGCAAAACTTGATTTCATAATGTAAGTAAATATTATTAATAAAAAATAATATTTAGTTTTAAACATGACTAATCTCCTTGATTAATTTTTATATTTTAGGCATGTTTGTGCTGCAAATAAAAAGGCGAAGCGATATACTTAGCGTAAGGTGATCGGCCTAGCTTTTTATTTGCAGAAGGGAAAGATGTGCCCGCATCTTTCCCCTCATATTTTAATTTTGATTGATCTCCCCCTCCTATTTTAGTTTTCCATGTAAAATATAGTCCACATTATCGAGTGTATGACAAATAAAAAAAACGTCTCTATCAAAGATTTGACCCGCAATAATGTTACCATTTGCTGTGTAAATATTAACTAAATCTTTACCATTGTAATGGCCAAGATTCCAACCATAATTTGCTGTAAAAAAATCCTTGATTGTACGTCCCCACAAACTACCCGCGTAATTTGTTCCAGTTAAGTCAAGGACTTCGTTCAATCCCCCTGAGCTGTATTCATATACTTTACTATTGGTATCTACGTAGAGTCTATTATTGAGGATCCCAATATGAAAATACATTTTGCTGTTACTTATTAGGGTGAGTTTTTCATCTTTTAGTTTATATAATCTGCACGGTTCGTCAAGATCAAAAAAATTTCTTGCTGTTATTATCACCTGGCTGGAGCTAAAAAAATTTCTTAAAAACATAACACTGACAAAATATTCTTTTATCTGTGGAGTATTCAAAATTTTCCATTTACCTGCAGTATAATGAACAATTATGCCTGTGTAATCTCCATCAGCTTTTTCTGCTATACCAACAGCATACATATTATTTTCATAGCCGTATATATCTTCAAAGAGAATCCTCTGGTAGCCTTCGGGAACTATTGTAGTGTCCTTAAACCATTTCGTTCCGTCATATTTCCAAATATCACTTATTGTTGTTACCATCCATATTTCCGAACTTGATATTCCCCAAATTCCTATGGGTGTTGCAAATTGGTCTAGCAGGTAATTGGACCACTTACTGCCATCATAGTGCCAAACCTTATTTTTGTAAGTAGCGGCATCTCCAACCACCCAAAGATCGCTTGGTGACGAACCCCAGATACCGCTTAAAAACTGAAAGCCAAATTCATCAGCACGAAGTGTATCTCTTGTCCACACATAATCTCTTCTTCCTGGTTGTGGTTCGGTTATTCCTTCTCCACAGGAATTAATTATTACTGTGATTACTATCAGAATTGTTCTTATAAGGTTTTTCATACGGTTTGCAAACGCTTATTTCTC
Protein-coding sequences here:
- a CDS encoding enoyl-CoA hydratase-related protein, translated to MFPFDSSLNKSLTNNLEEQLALEEKLQIEASKTDDYKEGVKAFLEKRTPKFKGE
- a CDS encoding T9SS type A sorting domain-containing protein, with translation MFKTKYYFLLIIFTYIMKSSFAQSFTYSGPMVVTIPYGNSVAAATYSFSYSNLRGLCYPGLIIAVDGVVINNDLCHGPSTPSSYTINFTGGTHSVQFSLLSINCKTLNCYDPVIHQTVQFTVNCKFQISIENIFGGGMIYVDGNRPSPVRRTSTVGDNVSIGAIEQDYNGYHWIWNNSGTNNSVWYSEPSGGGHSEFSSSQNTSYSVQSSDLNTKVIAGLRKVCNISFQNNFNGGGNGGVINVGGTQYTSPTSSFQVVEQNSITATAIDQTYAGESYVFYNWSNGDSQRTTTVYPTEHSTIIANFIPHLWASITGPYTPPCSLSTWTAYGHSGFPPYTYQWYYMLTRGNNSLSERTDRIQPNALWDTWLEAGTDQTLQMNICDNYHILRVDVTDSRGYTASAYRDLTGLPKSSLDSVQAKPYSEEITDYTLEQNYPNPFNPTTKISFSLPEASYVTLKVYDVLGREIAVLVDENKPAGRYEIQFDASELPSGIYFYRIAIHSDRLTAGNKTFVRKMLLIK